DNA from Cutibacterium acnes:
TCGCCGGGGATGCCATGGACGATCGTCTCGTTAGGGCTCACACAGGCAACACCCGGATAGGGCGGCAGGCCCCAGTCACCCCCGTAATTGAGGAAGTTTGACCTGGAGCCATGCTGCTCAAGGACGTCCCGACCGGCTCTATCAATGTCGGCAGTGGTGGCCCCGGGCACAGCGACCGCTCTCATGGCTTCCAGCCCCTTAGCGACGACGAGGCCGGCCCGTCGCATCGTGCGAATCTGGTCGGGCGTCTTGATCTGGAATCGGTTGCGACCCAACACGTCAGTTCTTGGAATCAAGTGCGGCGAAAATGCGCTGACGCACCTCGTCGATCTCGCCGACTCCATCCACCGGGACAAGGATGCCGGCCGAACGGTAGTGCTCCAGCAGCGGCTCAGTCTGGGAGGAGTAGACCTTCATCCGGTTACGGATAGTTTCCTCGTTGTCGTCAGTGCGTCCCTCAATCTCAGCACGCTTCAGCAGACGCTGAGTGAGCAGCTCGGGATCGACGTCAAGGCTGATGACGGCGTCAAGCCGCTGACCATGCTCTTTGAGGTAGGCGTCAAGGGCCTCGACCTGGTGCATATTGCGGGGGTAGCCGTCGAGCAGGAAACCGTTGGCAGCATCGTCCTGATTGAGGCGATCAACAACGATCGCGTCGGTTAGCTCGTCGGGGACGAGGTCCCCGGCGTCCATGATGGCCTTAACCTTCTTGCCCAGCTCGGTGCCGTTCTTGATATTGGTACGGAACATATCGCCGGTAGAAATCGCGGGCACGCGGTAATGCTCGGCGATGGCGGTGGCCTGAGTCCCCTTGCCTGCGCCCGGGGCGCCCATGATCAGCAATCTCATGATGACAGGAATCCTTCGTAGTGTCGTTGCTGCAACTTGCTTTCAACCTGTTTAACGGTGTCCAGCGCCACACCCACGATGATGAGGATGCTCGTACCTCCGAAGGGGAAATTCTGGTTCGCATGGAGGGAAACGAATGCGAGCGTCGGGATCATCGAAATGAGGCCCAAGTACAAGGACCCAGGTGCCGTCAGCCTCGACAACACATAGGCCAAGTAGTCCTCGGTGGGCTTCCCGGCTCGGATGCCGGGAATAAACCCACCATACTTCTTCATGTTGTCACTCATTTCGACTGGGTCGAAAGTGATGGCCACGTAGAAGTAACAGAAGAAGATAATGAGCAGGAAGTAGGCGATGTTGTACACCGGATGGTCACCGCGCGTGAAGTAGTGACCGATCCACTTTGCCGCGGACGTCTGCGGCCGGAAAGTTGCGTAGAGCACCGGAAGGTACAGGATCGACGAGGCAAAGATGACCGGGATAACGCCAGATTGGTTTACCTTGAGCGGAATGTACGTCGTCGAGCCACCAAACATTCGGCGCCCCACCATCCGCTTGGCGTACTGCACCGGGATACGTCGCTGGCCTTGCTCGATGAATACGACCGCAGCCATAACGGCTAAACCAATCGCGATCACCATGCTGAAGATAAACCACGCGTGAGCCTGACCGGCGCCATTTCGAGCGACCTTGATAGACCACAGCGAGTCAGGGAAACGCGCCGCAATCTGAGTGAAAATCATGATCGACATACCGTTGCCGATACCGCGGTCGGTGATGAGCTCACCCATCCACATGACGATGGTCGTACCGGCCGTCATAGTCAGGATCATGACGACGACTTCGAAGACCGAGGTGGAGTAGACGACTGGCAAGCTGCAGGTGAATAGACGGCCGGAGGTGGCAAGCGTGACGAAGGCCGTTGCCTGCAACAGGCCAAGCACGAGAGTGAGGTAACGGGTGTACTGGGTGATCTTGTTCTGACCGGAC
Protein-coding regions in this window:
- a CDS encoding adenylate kinase — protein: MRLLIMGAPGAGKGTQATAIAEHYRVPAISTGDMFRTNIKNGTELGKKVKAIMDAGDLVPDELTDAIVVDRLNQDDAANGFLLDGYPRNMHQVEALDAYLKEHGQRLDAVISLDVDPELLTQRLLKRAEIEGRTDDNEETIRNRMKVYSSQTEPLLEHYRSAGILVPVDGVGEIDEVRQRIFAALDSKN
- the secY gene encoding preprotein translocase subunit SecY, whose translation is MLSAFANAFRTPDLRRKILFTLFILAVFRLGSVIPVPNVNVTNINTCVTQASSGSSAGLYSMISLFSGGALLKLAIFALGIMPYITASIILQLLTVVIPKLETLKKEGASGQNKITQYTRYLTLVLGLLQATAFVTLATSGRLFTCSLPVVYSTSVFEVVVMILTMTAGTTIVMWMGELITDRGIGNGMSIMIFTQIAARFPDSLWSIKVARNGAGQAHAWFIFSMVIAIGLAVMAAVVFIEQGQRRIPVQYAKRMVGRRMFGGSTTYIPLKVNQSGVIPVIFASSILYLPVLYATFRPQTSAAKWIGHYFTRGDHPVYNIAYFLLIIFFCYFYVAITFDPVEMSDNMKKYGGFIPGIRAGKPTEDYLAYVLSRLTAPGSLYLGLISMIPTLAFVSLHANQNFPFGGTSILIIVGVALDTVKQVESKLQQRHYEGFLSS